In the genome of Syngnathoides biaculeatus isolate LvHL_M chromosome 14, ASM1980259v1, whole genome shotgun sequence, one region contains:
- the dldh gene encoding dihydrolipoyl dehydrogenase, mitochondrial isoform X3 has translation MHTWTRLYRTVASRGHQVPSKLQGATALSVRTYADNAAIDADVTVVGSGPGGYVAAIKAAQLGFKTVCVEKNATLGGTCLNVGCIPSKALLNNSYLYHLAHGKDFESRGIEISGISLNLEKMMAQKSGAVKALTGGIAHLFKQNKVTHVNGFGKVSGKNRVTAVTADGGERVINTKNILIATGSEVTPFPGIQIDEETVVSSTGALSLKKVPEELIVIGAGVIGVELGSVWQRLGAKVTAVEFLGHVGGTGIDMEISKNFQRILQKQGLKFKLGTKVLGAARRPDGKMDVAVEAAAGGKDETLTCDVLLVCIGRRPFTHDLGLEAVGIQLDNRGRIPVNNRFQTNVPSIYAIGDVVAGPMLAHKAEDEGIICVEGMAGGAVHIDYNCVPSVIYTHPEVAWVGKTEEQLKEEGVPYKVGKFPFAANSRAKTNADTDGLVKILSHKETDRMLGAHILGTGAGEMINEAALAMEYGASCEDVARVCHAHPTVSEAFREANLAASFGKAINF, from the exons TCGATGCAGACGTGACGGTGGTCGGGTCCGGTCCGGGCGGCTACGTCGCCGCCATCAAGGCTGCGCAGCTCGGATTCAAG ACAGTTTGTGTGGAGAAGAACGCCACACTTGGCGGAACCTGCCTCAatgttggctgcatcccctCCAAA gcTCTTCTGAACAACTCTTACTTGTACCACTTGGCCCACGGCAAAGACTTTGAAAGCAGGGGCATCGAAA TTTCCGGCATCTCTCTGAACCTGGAGAAGATGATGGCGCAGAAAAGCGGGGCGGTCAAAGCGCTCACCGGGGGCATCGCGCATCTCTTCAAACAGAACAAA GTGACCCACGTCAACGGCTTCGGCAAAGTGAGCGGAAAGAACCGAGTGACGGCCGTGACGGCCGACGGCGGCGAGCGAGTCATCAACACCAAGAACATCCTCATCGCCACCGGCTCCGAAGTCACGCCGTTCCCGGGAATTCAG ATCGACGAGGAGACAGTGGTGTCGTCCACGGGAGCGCTGTCCCTGAAGAAAGTTCCGGAGGAGCTGATCGTGATCGGCGCCGGAGTCATCGGAGTGGAGCTG GGCTCCGTGTGGCAGCGTCTCGGCGCCAAGGTGACGGCGGTGGAGTTCCTCGGCCACGTGGGCGGCACGGGCATCGATATGGAGATCTCCAAGAACTTCCAGCGCATCCTGCAGAAGCAGGGCCTCAAGTTCAAGCTGGGCACCAAAGTGCTGGGTGCCGCCCGGAGGCCCGACGGCAAGATGGACGTGGC CGTGGAGGCGGCGGCCGGCGGCAAGGACGAGACGCTGACCTGCGACGTGCTGCTGGTGTGCATCGGCCGGCGACCTTTCACCCACGACCTGGGCCTGGAGGCCGTGGGCATCCAGCTGGACAACAGGGGGCGCATCCCCGTCAACAACCGCTTCCAGACTAACGTACCCAG CATTTACGCCATCGGCGACGTGGTGGCGGGGCCCATGTTGGCGCACAAGGCGGAGGACGAGGGCATCATCTGCGTGGAGGGCATGGCGGGCGGCGCCGTGCACATCGACTACAACTGCGTGCCCTCCGTTATCTACACGCACCCTGAGGTGGCCTGGGTGGGCAAGACCGAGGAGCAGCTCAAGGAAGAG GGTGTTCCCTACAAAGTGGGCAAGTTCCCGTTCGCCGCCAACAGCCGCGCCAAAACCAACGCCGACACGGACGGTCTGGTCAAGATCCTCAGCCACAAGGAGACGGACAGGATGCTGGGCGCTCACATCCTCGGAACC GGGGCAGGAGAGATGATCAACGAGGCGGCCCTCGCCATGGAGTACGGCGCGTCTTGCGAGGACGTCGCCCGAGTCTGCCACGCCCACCCG ACGGTGTCGGAGGCCTTCAGAGAGGCCAACCTCGCCGCTTCCTTCGGCAAAGCCATCAACTTTTGA